A single Rhodothermales bacterium DNA region contains:
- a CDS encoding Arc family DNA-binding protein: MATITLKNVPDDLHNKLKAQAERNRRSLNQEAIEILSDGLADTIPSPALDPEAFLAHVKKTHDSMEARGICLTNQEVLDAINFGRE; encoded by the coding sequence ATCACCCTGAAGAACGTGCCGGACGACCTCCACAACAAGCTCAAGGCGCAGGCAGAGCGCAATAGGCGCAGCCTGAATCAGGAGGCGATCGAGATTTTGAGCGATGGGCTGGCAGACACCATTCCCTCGCCGGCGCTCGATCCCGAGGCCTTCCTGGCGCATGTCAAGAAAACCCACGACTCCATGGAGGCTCGAGGCATCTGCCTGACGAATCAGGAGGTTCTCGACGCGATCAACTTCGGACGCGAATGA